From a region of the Lactuca sativa cultivar Salinas chromosome 4, Lsat_Salinas_v11, whole genome shotgun sequence genome:
- the LOC111914741 gene encoding uncharacterized protein LOC111914741, protein MATPSLILNFKYLQLLIFLFASKAFAIRKDTSFLETQFCRTTVQGRYLITDHTGYVCDALSLDPKSHCCRLKRDQYSCQGCNLVSQCCNSYEYCVSCCLNPQRTQIDQATRVKIAKPVTSGTYSTLFDYCAGRCRHNSESVVHENAYLSEFHHCFAPPSNNSVGITDSQIEVRLLGINVIVGKQGESCDSVCKTIGQSCVGSKFALINQCEIMQKYMKCRGSCLASIGADQPAEVVEDAPRDLNPGACLYTRRPSLLSCDGSHQYTRRLCPCA, encoded by the coding sequence ATGGCGACACCCTCCTTAATTCTCAACTTCAAATATCTCCAACTTCTGATCTTCTTGTTCGCATCAAAGGCATTTGCCATTAGAAAAGACACCAGTTTCCTAGAAACACAATTCTGCAGAACAACAGTTCAAGGAAGATATTTAATAACCGATCATACAGGTTACGTATGTGATGCCCTATCACTAGATCCAAAATCACACTGCTGTCGACTAAAAAGAGATCAATACAGTTGCCAAGGCTGCAATCTTGTTTCACAATGCTGCAACTCCTATGAATACTGTGTTTCTTGCTGCCTAAATCCTCAACGAACACAAATCGATCAAGCAACAAGGGTCAAAATCGCCAAACCAGTAACTTCAGGGACTTATTCAACTCTTTTCGATTACTGTGCTGGAAGGTGTCGTCATAATTCCGAAAGTGTCGTTCATGAAAACGCGTATCTGAGTGAATTTCATCATTGTTTTGCCCCACCATCAAACAATTCGGTCGGAATCACTGATTCCCAGATTGAAGTCAGACTGCTTGGGATTAATGTTATTGTTGGAAAACAAGGGGAATCGTGTGATTCCGTTTGCAAAACAATAGGGCAATCGTGTGTTGGGAGCAAATTCGCGCTTATTAATCAATGTGAAATTATGCAAAAGTATATGAAATGTAGAGGATCATGTCTTGCAAGTATAGGAGCTGATCAACCTGCTGAAGTTGTTGAAGATGCCCCTAGAGATTTGAATCCTGGTGCGTGTTTATACACACGAAGACCTTCATTGCTTTCTTGTGATGGATCTCATCAGTATACAAGGAGACTTTGCCCCTGTGCTTGA
- the LOC111914740 gene encoding uncharacterized protein ycf23, with protein sequence MSSSICTPNSLLSYTRLKPNSNTLHPPLPKRPSTLSFTPRASLSVPKEAILKSFHERKALKIISGLQNFNKDNVASVVIAADKGGATHVDIACDPELVKLVTSLTSLPICVSSVDPSAFLAAVEAGASMVEIGNYDSFYDAGIVFSPDQILNLTVETRRILPFVTLSVTVPHTLSLPDQAKLAEQLQQEGVDIIQTEGGKCSNPSKPGVLGLIEKANPTLAAAYTISRAVKIPVMCASGLSAVTAPMAITAGASGVGVGSAINKLNDVVAMIAEVRSIADSLGLSMNTGSELEKRALRV encoded by the exons ATGAGTTCTTCAATCTGCACACCCAATTCTCTCCTTTCTTACACCCGCTTGAAACCCAATTCCAATACTCTTCATCCCCCGCTTCCAAAACGCCCTTCAACCCTTTCTTTCACTCCCAGAGCTTCTCTTTCAGTCCCTAAAGAAGCAATTCTCAAATCCTTCCATGAAAGAAAAGCACTCAAG ATCATTTCAGGCTTGCAGAATTTCAACAAAGACAACGTTGCTTCTGTTGTTATCGCTGCAGATAAG GGTGGAGCTACTCATGTGGATATAGCTTGTGATCCGGAGTTGGTGAAGCTCGTCACCAGCTTGACTTCTCTCCCT ATTTGTGTGTCGTCAGTAGATCCATCTGCTTTCCTTGCTGCTGTAGAAGCTGGAGCTTCCATG GTGGAGATTGGGAACTATGATTCATTCTATGATGCTGGCATTGTCTTTTCACCCGACCAG ATACTGAACTTAACTGTTGAGACACGAAGAATTCTTCCATTTGTGACATTATCTGTCACTGTGCCTCACACACTAAGCCTCCCTGATCAA GCGAAGCTTGCGGAGCAATTGCAACAAGAAGGTGTTGACATTATTCAAACTGAAGGAGGAAAATGCTCCAATCCTTCAAAGCCCGGTGTTCTTGGTTTGATTGAAAAG GCGAATCCAACGCTAGCAGCAGCGTATACAATTTCGCGTGCTGTGAAGATCCCGGTGATGTGTGCATCTGGATTAAGTGCGGTTACGGCACCAATGGCCATAACTGCAGGTGCTTCGGGAGTG GGTGTTGGGTCAGCGATCAACAAGTTGAATGATGTGGTTGCGATGATTGCAGAAGTGAGAAGCATTGCAGATTCATTGGGGTTGTCGATGAACACAGGAAGTGAGTTAGAGAAGAGAGCTTTGAGAGTGTAG